GGATCAGAACGTCGGTACCGACATTCTTTCCTCTGACATACTGACTCGTCCTGAGCCGGCCGAGCATGGCATACTGGCCGGCAAACAGGGTGTAGCCCGCAGTTGCGATCAAATCGTCTCCCTCGAAGAGACCGAACAATTTGTTATTCTGTGATGATATCCGCTCATAAAAGCGGGCGATATAGTCATCCTCAATCCCTGTCGGCATCGACTTGTATACGTTAAGATCCTCCACGTGCAGCTGCCTCATCCACCGTTTCATCGTCAACACATCCTTCATTCAAAATTCCAACTTCTATTATAATGCGGTTCAGATGAAATTTCACGCGGGACCTCTTATCATAGGTCGAAATCGTTTTAGATAATTGATACGATAAACAGTACTTTTTCTCCTTTATTCCTGATTATAACCCGAATTTATCCATAATCACTTTGACATAACAGCGCTTTCGTCATATAATTAACGAAACCGATTTCGTTATATTCTTTTACATGGAGGTTGTTTCAATGCTACATAAATTTCAAAGTCTTACCTGGAAATATGCATCCGTCTTTCTCATTACCGTCCTGTTATTCCTCCTCTCTTCCTTTGCCGTTCACCTGCTTTTGAGTGATACGGAAGCGGAAGTCACTTCATTAAACGAAACAGGAGATCATATTCAGGTCCTCTCTGAAATGGAACTGTTGACGCAGGAGCAGTATTTAATGCTGAGTCAGTTTATGGTAAACCCATTGAGTTCCACGCCCCGTCTTTTTGAAGACACAAACGACGACTTCCAATCATTGGCAACTCTCATCGAAGATCAGCTTGATATCGAAGAAGCAGCGCTCCTTCTCGAGACAGCCGTCACTCATCAGGAAGAGATTGTCTTCGCTTTCCGGAATTATGCCGATATGTCCGCTGATCAGCAGACAGAACGGACACACCAGCGTATTCTTGAAGACGCCGGATCCGCCTATCAGACGAGCGCTTTTGCCTTTGGAGAGCTGCGTAACATTCTGAACACAGAAGCCGATCAGGCCGCCGAGTCCGCATCCGCAAGTTTTGCCCGGACCACTCAGCTCCTCTTTGTCAGTATCGCCATATCCATCACAGTCGGGATATTGATCCTGCTTGTCGTGAACCGTAAAACACAGAAAGAATTAAAAGGAATTCTTCATTTCAGTGAACGGATCGCAAAAGGAGATCTGACAGGCAAGCCGCTGTCTCTTAAGGGCGACGGGGAATTTGCCAAAATCGCCACCTCTTTGAATCTCATGAAGGACAGCCTCGATACAATCCTTGATGATCTGTCGGTTGTCTCCACAAGCATCACCGGAAAGAGCGGAGAACTCGATGAGACTGCGCATTTTCTCGATAATGAAAGCAAAGTCGTGTCAGACCGGCTCCATGAGCTGATCGCAACTGTGGAAGAACAATCCGCTTCGTTGACAGAAATTGCCGAGACGAACAACGGTTTTAACCAACGTATCCGGGATATTGAAGGCGCCAGTGAAGAGATGAAAGCCTCTTCCGACCATGTATCCGAAAGTACGAGAGGCGGAATATCACTGATGAGAGAATCCGTCTCACGGATGGAAGTGATCAGCCATGACGTCGATCA
This genomic window from [Bacillus] selenitireducens MLS10 contains:
- a CDS encoding methyl-accepting chemotaxis protein, whose translation is MLHKFQSLTWKYASVFLITVLLFLLSSFAVHLLLSDTEAEVTSLNETGDHIQVLSEMELLTQEQYLMLSQFMVNPLSSTPRLFEDTNDDFQSLATLIEDQLDIEEAALLLETAVTHQEEIVFAFRNYADMSADQQTERTHQRILEDAGSAYQTSAFAFGELRNILNTEADQAAESASASFARTTQLLFVSIAISITVGILILLVVNRKTQKELKGILHFSERIAKGDLTGKPLSLKGDGEFAKIATSLNLMKDSLDTILDDLSVVSTSITGKSGELDETAHFLDNESKVVSDRLHELIATVEEQSASLTEIAETNNGFNQRIRDIEGASEEMKASSDHVSESTRGGISLMRESVSRMEVISHDVDQSTSKVDALMKQADNMMTFTATINKIAEKTNLLALNASIEAARAGEYGKGFAVVAEEIRILSSDVNTTIGEMNQLIEDFQSEALAIAQELKDSSQNTHEEQQQMETNIAQLGEIEDLMKDLVAKIDQSTSSLSTMAKESAEINQSLEELTTLSSKTNDYIDEASESVSDQNHMINRMNDHTGNLNENAASLKETMNRFRVQTDGEPEAEVTQKTPAKATKRKMAMPKWLKRLKRSA